A window of the Lactuca sativa cultivar Salinas chromosome 7, Lsat_Salinas_v11, whole genome shotgun sequence genome harbors these coding sequences:
- the LOC111898482 gene encoding uncharacterized protein LOC111898482, with protein MTGHEYTLELLHRNRLQCVEVLRMSHDSFVRLYAHFRVHYSLKDNKHVSVEEKMAMFLMMIGHNERYVIIKRRFQNSKQTIHKFFYEVSEKMMLFVQDVMVPTSFNLNSNIPGHNRRLRRVFKGAVGALDGTLIHAVVPAKKQDLYRSRGKGDCYQNVLAIGDFNMIFTFVVAEWDGVAHDSRILSEAVADPQASFPFPPPDFRKRRALTNKEKFNHGHAKLWNFIERAFGVLKARFPILKRMAPFLFLTQRKIVMACFALHNFIRREGLSEQYFARYDEPNVSFRNNNVTFNDDEDEIPINGAAADLEYMTWLRDEIVDQLMHNID; from the exons ATGACGGGACATGAATATACATTGGAGTTATTACATCGTAATCGTTTACAATGTGTTGAAGTGTTACGCATGTCCCACGACTCATTTGTACGACTATATGCTCATTTTAGAGTACATTACTCATTAAAGGACAACAAACATGTATCGGTTGAGGAAAAGATGGCTATGTTTTTGATGATGATCGGCCATAATGAACGTTACGTGATTATCAAGCGGAGATTTCAAAACTCGAAGCAAACaattcataaatttttttatgaagtGTCGGAAAAAATGATGCTTTTCGTACAAGATGTTATGGTACCAACTTCTTTTAATCTGAATTCAAACATTCCAGGACATAATAGGAGGCTACGACGGGTTTTCAAAGGAGCGGTTGGTGCACTTgatggcactttgatacatgcTGTTGTCCCTGCTAAGAAACAAGACTTATATAGAAGTAGGGGAAAGGGAGATTGCTACCAAAATGTATTGGCAATTGGTGACTtcaatatgatttttacatttgTTGTGGCCGAGTGGGATGGGGTAGCACATGACTCTAGAATTTTATCAGAAGCTGTAGCCGATCCACAAGCTTCATTCCCGTTTCCACCACctg ATTTTCGTAAAAGACGTGCATTGAccaataaagaaaaatttaaccATGGACATGCAAAACTTTGGAATTTCATTGAGCGtgcttttggtgttttgaaagcaCGTTTCCCTATATTGAAGAGGATGGCACCATTCCTGTTTTTGACACAAAGAAAGATTGTCATGGCATGTTTCGCActtcataattttataaggagAGAAGGACTAAGTGAACAGTATTTCGCACGATACGATGAACCCAATGTTTCGTTTCGAAATAACAATGTGACCTttaatgatgatgaagatgagatTCCAATAAATGGTGCTGCAGCAGACCTTGAATATATGACATGGTTACGAGATGAAATTGTTGATCAGTTGATGCACAATATAGATTGa